The following nucleotide sequence is from Oncorhynchus kisutch isolate 150728-3 linkage group LG29, Okis_V2, whole genome shotgun sequence.
caggatttctggtaAACCAGGGAATTGTTTTGAAAGTTAGGGACATTTTCCATCGGGTAAATAGTAATATTAGAAATGTATTGGGCTGCAATAATAGGTGCTGGTACTAATCACATTTTAGAGCCAATATTCTATGAAGTGCCTGGAGTGAGAAGCAGTAGAAtatttgaggtgccggtactccACTGGTGTGCACCCGTACGTATGCAGACATGCATGCCAGGCGGTGTCTGAGAGACTCCAGCCAACCGACACATGGACTGTTCTCTTTTCTCCCGTCTGGCAGACGGTACCGCTTCATAAAGGCTCAGACAAACTCCTAAATGGCTTCTAATCCCCTGGCTGTGAGTCTGTTAAATCGCTACTACTGTGCTCCCTCTCCCACAGACTATCCACACTGACTCTGCCCATTCACAGGTCTCTACCTGGCAAAGAaatattccatatgcacaaaaagcttatttctctcatattttgtgcacatttgtttacatccctgttagtgagcatttctcctttgccaagattatccatccacctgacaggagtGGAATATTAAGAAGCAGATTAAaacgcatgatcattacacaggtgcagtaATTTGGcagtattggggggggggggggggggtgtatttctgtctgtaataaatcaCTTTTGTATGGAAAAAAaacccaaattattatttttgggCGGGCCCCTGCCCATTTGTGTGAAATGCATTGCTttttcaatttactgatttcagtaaaaattgaaattgttgcatgttttttccccctgtgtgtatgtacagtcggaagtttacgtacaccttagccaaatacattcaaactcagtttttcacaattcctgacatttaatcctagtataaagaccttgtcttaggtcagttaagatcaccactttattttaagaatttgaaatgtcagaatagagatttatttcagcttttattactttcatcatattcccagtgggtcagaagttcacatacactcaattagtatttggtagcattgcctttaaattgtttaacttgggtcaaaacgttttgggtatccttccacaagtttcccacaataagtaatgtgaattttggcccattcctcctgacagagcttgtgtaactgagtcaggtttgtaggactccttgctcgcacacacttttaagtttttcagttctgcccacattttctatggaattgatgtcagggctttgtgatggccactccaataccttgactttgttgtccttaagccatttttccacaactttggaagtatgcttggggtcattgtccatttggaagacccatctgcgaccaagctttaacttcctgactgatgttttgagatgttgcttcaatatatacacataattttcctgcctcatgatgccatctattttgtgaagtgcaccagtccctcctgtagcaaagcacccccacaacatgatgctgcctcccctgtgcttcacggttgggatggtgttcttcggcttgcaagccttccactttttcctccaaacataacgatgtcattatggccaaacagttctatttttgtttcatcagaccagaggacatttctccaaaaagtacgatctttgtccccatgtgcagttgcaaaccgtagtctggctttttttgtggCGGTTTGGAGCTATGGCTACTTCCTTGCGGAGCGGCCTTTCGGggtatgtcaatataggactcgttctacttttttacatttttattctgagatcttggctgatttcttttgattttgccatgatgtcaagcgaagaggcgctgagtttgaaggtaggccttcgaaatagatccacaggtacTCCACCAATAGGCTaaaatgacatcatttgagtctatCAGAAACTTTCAATGCCACatgattttctggagttttccaagctgcttaaaggCAGTAAacagggtatgtaaacttctgacccactggaattgtgatagtgaaaagatctgtctgtaaacaattgtttgaaaaattacttgttatACACatttgatgtcctaaccgacatgccaaaactatagtttgttagcaagaaaatTGTGAAgtgtttgaaaaatgagttttaatgactccaaaatTAGTGAATGAAAACCTCCAACTTCTTCAAGTGTGCGTGTATATATTCCTGTTACCAGTCACTATTCAGCCCGGTTTACATGTATATCCCACCAGTCTACCAGTATGTATACACTCCAGTTCCCCTgaacattgaataaggtactgacctgtatatacttgCATTCTTGTTTCTTTAACTCGCATATCTAATCATCTTCATTATTATCTATATTAGTATTTTATGTATTATCTATTTAAATTATTTATCTATCTGTATTTTTATTATTAGCATCTAAATGATTGTCTTATTATCATTATATTATTAACATCTAAATTATTGTCTTATCTATTTTATTAGTAGTTTTATATTAGTATCTAAATGATTATTATcatcactgcattgttgggaaagagctctgAAGGTCAGAATTTCATTGTGCTGTTTTAACTCCTGTTGTAGCCTGTGCACATGGTGAATAAACTTAAACTCATTCAAGCTCTGGATGTTTGTCTTCAGAGCCAGGCCCTGTCCACAGAGAGGAAAATAAGGGAACAGTTTGAGGAGCTTCACCAGTTTCTACGGAATGAAACGGTAGTCAGGATAGCTGCCCTGAAGCAGGACGAAGACAACAAGAGTCAAATGATGATGAGGAAGATTgaggagatgaacagagagatctCGTCCCTTTCTGACACCATCCAAACCCTAGAGGAAGAGATAGGGGCTGAAAACATTTCTTTGCTACAGGTAagaaacaaaaaaagaaagaTCTCTGTTTTAAGTAGAGATGAAACTTCTACATCTTGATAATGTCATGTCTAATCTGACACTTTGTTCTGCAGGACTACGAGGTCATCAAGAAAAGGTAAGGGATATTCCTCTTGTTTCTATCCCCTCTGTGGTTCTGAACCCAACCCTACAGCAGCACTGactacctctaacctgtacccccgctcACTGATCCGGTACCCCATGtacatagccttgttattgttactttttgtttttttttacttttgtttatttggtaaatattttcttaactcttattgaactacactgttggttaagggcttgtaattcagcatttcatggttaaagtcttcacctgttgtattcggtgcacttgacaaataaagtttgatttgatttcatgttCTCTCCCCTCTGTGGTTCTGAACCCAACCCTACAGCAGCACTGACTCCTTAATGTTCTCCCAGAGTTCAGTGCATATTGCCAGATCCAGAGAGGGTTTCAGGGGTGCTGATTGATGTGGCCAGACACCTTGGCAACCTGCAGTTCAGAGTCTGGGAGAATATGCAGGAAATTGTTGAGTACAGTGAGTACTATTTTATGATGATGATAATACATACATAGGATTTATAGAGCTTTTCAAGGACCCAAAGACGCTTTACAATTGTATAGAATAAAATATACAAGGTAAAACAACAAATAAACTATCATACTTATTTCAATATGTGTGAATCACGGGATTCAACACTGAAGGGGGAAAAAAAGTCATCCGTTTTGTATAAACATGACCTGCTCCTACTACTACGAGTTCCCACTTTAAAATAATCTGTGTTCTCTCAGCTCCTGTGATTCTGGATCCCAACACTGCTCACCCAGATCTCATCCTGTCTGGTGACCTGACCAGCTTCACATGCAGACTCAGTGATGACCAACAGCAGCTTCCTGACAACCCAGAGAGGTTTAAACACCGCTATGCTGTCCTGGGCTCCGAGGGCTTCAGCTCGGGGACACAAAGTTGGGACGTAGAGGTTGGGGACAGCAAAGAGTGGGCAGTAGGTGTAGCCATAGAGTCTTGCGATAGGAAGGAGACGTCTCGGTGGCATATTAGTGGAGTCTGGTATGTACTCTCAAGAGAAGGGAGTGACTATATTGACCAAGTGTCACCGAATGCATGCTACTGTCTTGAACCCTTTAAAGTGAAACCCCAGAGGATCCGAGTGCAGCTGGACTGGGACAAAGAAACGGTGTCACTTTCTGATCCTGTCAATAACCAACGCATTGGGTGTTTCTTCAAAAACCCTCAAATATTTTCACTGAGTTTCACTGAGAGAATTTTTCCGTTCCTCAGTGGGGACTATGTCAGGGTTATGCCAGTGAAGGCCTCTGTAACCGTATAGCACAGTTAGAGCTGATAATTACACAAGTCAGGCTTCCTGTGAAAACAAAACTACAAGCTAAAAGGCAATTGACACAAACGATTGCTGTGGGAACATTGTTGACCAATTTCAAATGCATTAATTGAAATGAATCAGTTGGTTCATTTTAATGTGTCTTAATATCAGTAAACCCTTGTCTGATAGACATGAGAACTGCGGGTTTAGTTCTGTTTGCTGTTTTTCAGTGATTGTGCCTGCTGCTGAATCTCATTCAACATCGACTTCATGGGACAGATTTGGAATATATCGGGGGTTTTCCATTTTGAATGCCAGGTGTACTGAACACAGATATCCTCGTTGGCCTTTTGAACAGTTTGTCTAGAGAAATGTTACTGTTGTTCAGTTAATCTTCTAGTGAAGTATCCGCTAACCAAGTATGATACAGCAATCTTTCAGTCAATGACATGCATTAATTAGTTGATGCAACACTACCTTTGACTCAGCCTGGCTGTGACTGAgatcccactccccctctctctcccacttcctctTCAAAGAACTGACTCCCTCTCACTTCCTGAATTCATCCTTCTGGTctttttatttacatttactgTTTCCTTATTTAGCCTTTTTAAGAGCTTTGGGGTTTCTTCTCTCAGTCATGGTCTTCCTGTCTGTGAAGTGTGTTTCTCCATTCTAGTGTAATTCAATGTAATGTAAGTTGAGTAATTGCTGCTGTGTTTAATACCATGGTCATGTTTTACAGCCTTTCTCATGTATTAAGTCAGTTTTCATTTTATacataaaattacatttaaatctgtgtttgtctgacattacatttcagtcatcctcatccagagagacttacagtagtgaattaatcatttttaaaacttttttttgtgCTGGGAATCAACCCTCAACCCTGGCGTGACAAGTGCCCTGCATTACCAACTGAGCCAAATGGGACTTCCATATTTAAATCAAACGGTTTGTTGTTATCAATGGGTTGGTGTCCCGGGCACAGATTAACCCTAGTCTTGGACTAAAACGCTCTTTCAGTGAAGAATCTCCATGGAGAATGACttttagtcctggactaaaacgCTCTTTCAGTGAAGAATCTCCATGGAGAATGACTTAGTCCTGGTCAAGATTTAacctgtgtctgggaaaccagtccTTTAGAACGgtataacagcagcagtagtggaGGACTGActtcagttcacacagacaggcagcagtAGTGGAGGACTGActtcagttcacacagacaggcagcagtAGTGGAGGACTGACCAGTtcacacagacag
It contains:
- the LOC109873832 gene encoding zinc-binding protein A33 isoform X2, with the translated sequence MATTSSLPEEDLTCPVCRDIFRDPVILLCSHSFCKDCIHGYWREREVKECPVCRKRSKLSDAPLNRALKNLCEAYSKEKASAGVLCSLHGEKYKLFCRDHGQPACLVCQTSELHTNHKFCPMDEAAKEYKESVLKLLQNKLEVLEADSRNCVQTSQALSTERKIREQFEELHQFLRNETVVRIAALKQDEDNKSQMMMRKIEEMNREISSLSDTIQTLEEEIGAENISLLQDYEVIKKRVQCILPDPERVSGVLIDVARHLGNLQFRVWENMQEIVEYTPVILDPNTAHPDLILSGDLTSFTCRLSDDQQQLPDNPERFKHRYAVLGSEGFSSGTQSWDVEVGDSKEWAVGVAIESCDRKETSRWHISGVWYVLSREGSDYIDQVSPNACYCLEPFKVKPQRIRVQLDWDKETVSLSDPVNNQRIGCFFKNPQIFSLSFTERIFPFLSGDYVRVMPVKASVTV
- the LOC109873832 gene encoding zinc-binding protein A33 isoform X1 — encoded protein: MATTSSLPEEDLTCPVCRDIFRDPVILLCSHSFCKDCIHGYWREREVKECPVCRKRSKLSDAPLNRALKNLCEAYSKEKASAGVLCSLHGEKYKLFCRDHGQPACLVCQTSELHTNHKFCPMDEAAKEYKESVLKLLQNKLEVLEADSRNCVQTVDTITSQALSTERKIREQFEELHQFLRNETVVRIAALKQDEDNKSQMMMRKIEEMNREISSLSDTIQTLEEEIGAENISLLQDYEVIKKRVQCILPDPERVSGVLIDVARHLGNLQFRVWENMQEIVEYTPVILDPNTAHPDLILSGDLTSFTCRLSDDQQQLPDNPERFKHRYAVLGSEGFSSGTQSWDVEVGDSKEWAVGVAIESCDRKETSRWHISGVWYVLSREGSDYIDQVSPNACYCLEPFKVKPQRIRVQLDWDKETVSLSDPVNNQRIGCFFKNPQIFSLSFTERIFPFLSGDYVRVMPVKASVTV